The Dokdonia donghaensis DSW-1 DNA window AATATGTGACCCTCTAGTGATATCAAATTATCTTTCATAATCATAGGTAAAACGTGAGCAACCACATCTTGCGCATTATTTAAGACCCCCTCTGCGTGTGTGCGTGACACAAGGGTATAATCTTGATGGTATGATCTGTCTGCAAAGCCTTCAATAATGGTGGTTAAATAGGGTTTTGCAAGTTTTGCAATTACAGATTTATAAGGCACATAAATTGCGAGATTTTCATCTACACTACGTATCGCTTCAATGATGAGCATTGCTACACCTTTGTCTATTGCTGCTTGATTATACAATGCCCCGTGCGGTTTTACGTGATGTAAATGCTGACCATTTTCTTCGGCAAGATGTTTGAGTTTTGAAATCTGATCAATTATAGATTCTTTAAGTACATTATCTGAGATTTCCATTATAGATCTACCAAAATTGTCCTTGTCTGGATAACTGGGATGTGCACCTATTTTTACATTATACGCTTTCGCGAAAGCGAGCACCTCTCTCATTACATCCTCATCACCAGCGTGACCACCGCAGGCTATATTACAAGAGCTTAATAAGGGCATTAAAAGAGCCTCATTACCTACTCCCTCTCCTACATCACTATTTATGTCTATCGTTTTCATAGTATACCAAAAACTTTGAGAATTGTGCGTGCTCCTAGCATAAAAACCACACACCAGATAATGACAGAAATAACATTCTGTACAATAGAATTTGTATCACGCCCCATCACAGAACGTTTATTTACTATCCAAATTAAATATGCAGCAATTACCGGTAATAAAACTCCATTTGCCACTTGGGCAAATTGTATAATCTCAACTGGGCTATAGCCTACAGACGAAAAGAAGACCCCCAGCACCAATATAGAGATCCATATTACTCTAAATCTGGTAGCCTTAAGATTAGACTCCCACCCCATACAACCTTGCACAACATATGCTGCGGCAAGAGGTGCTGTAATTGCAGAGGTTAACCCTGCTGCTCCTAATCCCAAACCTATAAAATATCTTGCATAATCGCCAAACAGGGGCTCTAAACTTCTTGCAAGATCACCAGCATTTCTTACCTCTCCTGCTTGTATAGCAGCTGCACAAACTATAATAGCCATACTCACCAGCCCTCCTAAAACTACTGCCACAATAGTATCTCTACGAGCAGCAGGTATTGCTTCTTTACCACTCCACTTTTCTGACACAAGAGAAGCGTGTAAAAATAAATTATAAGGCACTACAGTAGTACCTATTAAAGCAACAATAGTTAATAAACTCTCCTCTGGAAATGAAGGAGTAAAACTTCCTTTTAAAAGTGCTATTACATCTGGCTTAGTCATCACAGCTGTGATTAAAAAAGCCAAACTCATAATAATTACAAGCGTTACGAGTATTTTTTCTAACACCTTATAATTACCTATAAATAAAATGATAGCAGCAAGTATACCAAGTGAGATACTCCAAGCATTAAAGGTTAAGTTACCTATAGTAAACCCTCCTGAAAGTCCAAGAGCTTCAATACCTAAAACTCCACCACTAAGGTTTCCTGCTTCATAAGCAGCATTACCCAGTGTTATAGCAGATAACATAAGCCCTATGGCAAAAGCTTTAAATGTTTTATTTGAAATTGTTTCTCTTATTACTCCTGCTAGTCCTTTACCAGTTACAAGACCTATACGCGCAGCCATCTCCTGTAGTATGATGGTAGCAATAATTGAGAGAAGCATAGCCCATAAGAGTGTAAATCCATATGTTGCTCCAGTTATTGTACAAACCGTTACGGTACCAGGACCAATAAATGCTGCTGCAACAAGCACTCCTGGGCCTGATATTGTCTTTCTTTTAATTTTCATTATTTGCAGTATATATACTGCGTCAAGATAATGAACTATGGCAGTTTATTAATAAAATGCACTCTAAATATCGTACCCTCATCCTTTTTACTATCTACAGAAATCTGGTCACCCATATCTTCTATTTGATTCTTTGTCATAAAAAGTCCCAGACCTTGAGCGTCCTCATTGTGATGAAAAGTCTTGTACATCCCGAAGAGTTTGTCTCCATATTTCTCTAGATCTATACCTACTCCATTATCCATTACAGATAATGTAATATCACTTGCGGAGGTAATCTCTGCAGATATAAAGACTTTAGACTGTCTTTCTTTATCACTGTACTTTATAGCATTTGAGATCAAATTAAATAAGATACTCTCAAGATAAGCTGCATTATAATTAATCTGTATATCGTCTGGAATATCATTTATAATAACTACATCCTTCTCCTTAATTTGGGTTTTAAGATTATTTAATGCACCGTTTACATAATCATTTAAAAAAAGAAGTTTTGGAGTCTCTTCAAGATTCTTGTTAGAGGTTGCGATTTCATTAAGATTATTTATAGTACTACTAAGACCAGCCGAGACATCATTGAGATAGTTTGATAATTCTAACTTTTCTTCTTGTGTGTCAGCCATATCGATAAGCTGCAGTATATTTTTAAGATTTCCCGCGTGGGTTATAAGATTGTGAGACACAATGAGTGCAAAGTTTTTGAGCCTACTATTATGACTTTCTATAAGCTTATTTTTTTCTAAAATAAGTTGCTCCCTATGTTTTGACTCTGTAACATCGGTATGTGTACCTATAACTCGCATCGGGTTACCAGAATCATCCCACTTTACTACCTTACCTCTATCTTGTATCCATTTATAACTGCCACTGGTAGTAAATACTCGATGCTCATTAAAATAATAAGGAACCTCACCTTTAAAGTGATCTTCTATATCTTTATAATACATCTCCTTGTCATCAGGGTGAACTTGATTGTTCCAGGTATCTTCGTGAGGATCTATACTCTCACGAGCTTTTTCTAAAAGACTCAATGACTTGTCAGAATAAAATACAGTCCCTTTTTCAATATCCCAATCCCATAACCCTAAATCTGAACCTTTAATTGCAAACTCATAACGCTCCTTCATTATAGCATACTCCTCTTCTGTAGCCTTTACATCTGTGATATCAGATACGTGACCTATCCAGTTTGTGCTAAACTCAGAAGAACGCTCAGGTGTTGCAAGAATTTTTATCCAGCCACTTCTACCAGATTTGAGAGTGTATCTACACTCAAGTTTAAGTGGAGTTAATTCTTCAAAAGACTTTTTACCTTTTGAAACAAGTAATTTTTGATCTTCTGGATGTATACTTACATAGGCAGATCTACCATCTTTCAAAAGATCGTGAACATTTAAGTCGTAAAGCTCCATAGCGTTATGACTTACATAAGGAAAATTGAACTCCTTAGTAATGTGATTAAAATTTAAATCAAAAAAGAAACCTTCTAAATGATTCAAATATTTTTCTAAACTTTGCTGAGACTCATTAGAGGGTTTACCAAGATTTTGAGCGTTTGTATTATGAATCATAAGGTCCAGATTTTAGTTAAAATACTCTTAGCTATTGAATTGTATTATGATTTACATAAAATTATTCAAACACTTCATAATGTATAAAATTACTTTTTCTATCTACAAAACGCTATTTAATTTTACTTTATTATTCGTTAAAACTATCCTAACCAGCCATCTCTATCTAAACTTCTGTATTGTATTGCCTCAGAAATATGAGTACCCGTTACGACTTTTGAAGCTTCAAGATCTGCAATCGTTCTTGCTACTTTTAAAATACGATCATATGCTCGTGCAGAAAGATTTAATCGCTCCATAGCCGTTTTAAGTAAATCTTTAGATGCGTCATCTAGTGCACAATATTTACGTATTTGTTTCACATTCATCTGTGCGTTATAGTTTGTTTTCTCGCTTTCGCGAAAGCGGTCTACCTGCAACTCTCTCGCTGCCGTAACTCGTTTACGTATATCTGCACTAGACTCTGCCTTAGTCTCATCACTTAGTTTTTCAAAAGGAACTGGTGTCACTTCAATATGAATGTCAATACGGTCTAATAATGGTCCAGATATTTTACTCAAATATCGTTGCATCTCTGCAGGACTGCTCGTTACCGGTGCGTCTGGGTCATTAAAATAACCTCCTGGGCTAGGGTTCATACTTGCCACAAGCATAAAACTAGATGGATATGTAACCGTAAATCGTGCTCTTGATATCGTTACTTCTCGATCTTCTAGCGGCTGTCTCATCACTTCAAGAACAGACCTTTTAAACTCTGGCAATTCATCCAAAAATAAAACACCATTGTGAGATAACGATATCTCACCAGGCTGAGGGTAAGCTCCGCCCCCTACTAACGCTACATCAGATATAGTATGATGTGGACTTCTAAAAGGTCGCTCGCTCATTAAACCTTGATTATCTTTTACCCTACCTACTACCGAATGTATTTTTGTAGTTTCTAGCGCTTCTCGCAATGACATAGGTGGTAAAATACTGGGTAATCTCTTGCTCAACATTGTTTTACCAGATCCTGGAGGGCCTATAAGAATAATATTATGACCGCCGGCGGCAGCAATTTCCATACAACGTTTTATAGACTCCTGGCCTTTTACATCTGCAAAGTCAAATTCTGGATGTTCTAGACTTTTATAAAATTCGGCGCGGGTATCTATTACGGTTGCTTCAAGGGGTACATCTTTATCAAAAAATTGTATCACCTCGCTTATATTCTCTACTCCATAAACCTCAAGACCATCTACTATGGCTGCTTCTTTTGCATTCTGCGCTGGAAGTATAAATCCTTTAAAGCCCTCTTCACGGGCTTTTATTGCGATAGGTAATGCTCCTTTTATGGGTTGCAAGCCACCATCTAGAGATAGCTCTCCCATTATCACATACTTATCTACCTCGTCACCTTTTATTTGCTCTGTTGCGATGAGAATTCCTATTGCGAGTGATAGATCATATGCAGATCCCTCTTTGCGAAGGTCTGCCGGTGACATATTAAGAATAAGTTTTTTTCCTGGTATTTTATAGCCGTTATTTTGAAGTGCTGCGGCAATACGATAGCTACTTTCTTTTATAGCATTATCTGGAAGTCCTACTAGATGGTATCCTACACCTTTATCTACATTTACCTCAATAGTAATAGTTGTAGCATCCACACCAAAAACGGCGCTTCCATAAACTTTTGTGAGCATTAGCTTTATAATTTGCTTAAATATAGGAAAGTAGATTGAAAGCTTAAAACACTATCTCCTTATCGTGATTATAATATTAATCTGGGATACAGCTATTCTTTACGCTTAACTAGCAAATACTGCTTGCTTGCTGAAATATCTTTCTCATCTATATCCACAAGTTTCTTTACATTAAAGGCTGAGTAGTTCTAATGAAGTAATACGAGTAACGAAATTTCTTCGTTACATTATTAAAACTCAAATTGTAAAAGTATAATTCTACAGGGATAGCCTTTTACTTTACTTGAAATTTGTTTATAATTCTTAAAAGAACAAATTTTTAGACTTAGTCATACATATAGGGGCAAACACCCCTACTTTGAGAATGTATAGCATATTACATTTACTATAAATTAAAACTACGATTTGTTATAGTAAGTTTTTTAGAGTTTGCGTTTCATTTGTCATAATGCTTAGGTCACAATGAAGATTTAAACTTACAAATTTAGGGGTGAAAGGCATCCTTGCTTTGCAAGGGTGTTTTTCTTTTTTACAAGTTGAAAATTAACTTATTAACATTTTATTTTAAAAAAAACAAAGCTATATTTGGCCCACCTTAAGACATTAAGGTTTGGGAGCTATTTATTTAGCTATCATAAATTTAGGGGTGAAAGGCATCCCTGCTTAGCAGGGGTGTTTTTCTTTTTTACAAGTAAATTATTATTACATAAAAAAAGGTCTGAGATAAAATATATCTCAGACCTTTTTTTATGTAATAACTCCTTTATACTATTCCACTAAAATACTAAACTCAATCTTAGAATTATGGAATACTGAGTGTGTTTGCTTAGTAAAATCTTCTTCCTTTGCTTCAAAGATATTATCTACATACGTCTGAGGATTCAAATCTATAAGTGGAAACCAAGTACTCTGTATCTGCACCTGTAACTTGTGTCCCTTTTTAAAAGTGTGAAGCACATCTTGTAACTTAATAAAAACCTCATCTTTTTCTCCGGCTACAAAAGGTTGAGGACGCTCAAAGCTTTTTCTAAAACGACCACGCATCACCTCGCTACGCACCATCTGGTGGTAACCAGCCATCTCTACGCCTTCTTCTGTTTCTTCTGTGTTAGGGACATCATCTGGATATACATCTATAATTTTTACAATCCAGTCTGCAGATGTTCCAGTTGTAGCTACATTAAGCTTTGCCATTATATCACCTACAAGAGTAAGATCATCTTCTAGCACAGGCGTTTCATAAACGAGTACATCCTCACGAGCCGCAGCAAATCTTTGATCGTCAGACATATATTTACGTGGTGTAAATACCATCTTTTTACCTTCTGCATATGGTACTGGGTTTGCTGGATCACTTAAAAACTTTTCTGCATCATACTTTGTAGAAGGACTTCCCGTAAGTGCATTATCTTTCCCTAAAAAGAAAGAAGCTTTCATCGCCTTTTTAGGTGGCCATTGTTCAAAGGAGTTCCACTCTTTACTTCCTGAGTCAAAAACGTGTGCCTCTGGTAATCCTGTTGCTCCACCTTTATCACCGCCTTTTAAGAAGTGATTAAAGAATTTTGTTTCAATATCTCTTTGAAAATAGTCTGAAATATTATCGCCAAAATAAACATTACCTACAGCCTGTCTCTTTTTGTTACGTGCCCAGTCTCCGTGACTCCAAGGTCCAAAAACAACTGTATTGTAATTATTACTGCGTTTCTCGATGTTTTTGTAAGTCTCCCAAGGTCCGTATAAATCTTCGGCATCATAAAGTCCTCCCACAACCATTACGGCTGGCTCTATATTTTCTAGGTGCTGTATAAGCCCTCTAGATTGCCAGAACTCATCATAGTTAGGGTGCTCTTTTAATTGCGTCCAGAATTCATTAGTCTCATCATAGTATTTATCTAAGTTTGATAAAGGACCTGTTTTTAAGAAAAAGTCAAACTGGTCATCACTATCTAAATCTGGAAAATCATACCAAGACTCTGTAGTAGGCCCCTCTTTTTGATAACCAAAAACCGCCGTAGCTCTCCAGTAACTTAACAAGTAAGCTCCGTTATGGTGAAAATCATCAAAAAAGAAATCACCTATACACGCTTGTGGTGAGGCTGCTTTAAGCGCAGGGTGTCCACTCAAGAGCGAGTAGGTTGCATAAAAACCTGGATAAGAAATTCCCCAAGTACCTACATTACCATTATTATTTTCTACATTATTAACAAGCCATTCTATAGTATCATAAGTATCACTTGCCTCATCAACCTGAGTACCTGTTTTATTAGGTATAAAAGCACGCATATTATCATACTTACCCTCACTCATCCAGCGACCACGTACATCTTGATATACGATAATATTACCTTCTTGCATTAAATAAGCATTAGGCGCTATCGCTGTGCGCATCTTTCCTTCTCCATAAGGTTTAGAGCTATAAGGCGTGCGCTGCATTAAAATAGGATACTTTTTTGAGGTATCCTTTGGCGAGTAAATAGTTGTATGAAGATGTACGCCATCTCTCATTTTGATGCGTACTTCTTGTTTATTATAATGCTCAGAAACCTGATATGTAGTGTCTAAGATTGTTTCTCGTGATTGTGCAGATGACGCTTTCGCGAAAGCAAAAAAGCATACGACACAAAGTAGTTTGAAGATGTTATTCATTTATTGATTGTTAAAAGTTATGATGGCTTTTTCTAGCCACTTTTCATATTTTTTTGCATTAGGTGTGTACCCCACAGGTTTATTTAGGAGTGTTTCGTCGTGATCTAGCATTACGTAATAAGGCGCCGCAACAATGTTATAACGCTCTATCTGGAAGTTGCTCCACTTATTACCTACGGTTTTAATACGACGACCAGAAGCACTTACGCCTTGCTCCTCTTTTGGTAACTCCTCTTGTGAGTCTCCATAGAGAGAGATAAGTACAACATCGTTCTTTAGCAAGTTAA harbors:
- the pxpA gene encoding 5-oxoprolinase subunit PxpA — protein: MKTIDINSDVGEGVGNEALLMPLLSSCNIACGGHAGDEDVMREVLAFAKAYNVKIGAHPSYPDKDNFGRSIMEISDNVLKESIIDQISKLKHLAEENGQHLHHVKPHGALYNQAAIDKGVAMLIIEAIRSVDENLAIYVPYKSVIAKLAKPYLTTIIEGFADRSYHQDYTLVSRTHAEGVLNNAQDVVAHVLPMIMKDNLISLEGHILPFKVDTICVHGDTENAIDIVRALRSQLHSEGIQIV
- a CDS encoding PAS domain-containing protein; this encodes MIHNTNAQNLGKPSNESQQSLEKYLNHLEGFFFDLNFNHITKEFNFPYVSHNAMELYDLNVHDLLKDGRSAYVSIHPEDQKLLVSKGKKSFEELTPLKLECRYTLKSGRSGWIKILATPERSSEFSTNWIGHVSDITDVKATEEEYAIMKERYEFAIKGSDLGLWDWDIEKGTVFYSDKSLSLLEKARESIDPHEDTWNNQVHPDDKEMYYKDIEDHFKGEVPYYFNEHRVFTTSGSYKWIQDRGKVVKWDDSGNPMRVIGTHTDVTESKHREQLILEKNKLIESHNSRLKNFALIVSHNLITHAGNLKNILQLIDMADTQEEKLELSNYLNDVSAGLSSTINNLNEIATSNKNLEETPKLLFLNDYVNGALNNLKTQIKEKDVVIINDIPDDIQINYNAAYLESILFNLISNAIKYSDKERQSKVFISAEITSASDITLSVMDNGVGIDLEKYGDKLFGMYKTFHHNEDAQGLGLFMTKNQIEDMGDQISVDSKKDEGTIFRVHFINKLP
- a CDS encoding YifB family Mg chelatase-like AAA ATPase, which produces MLTKVYGSAVFGVDATTITIEVNVDKGVGYHLVGLPDNAIKESSYRIAAALQNNGYKIPGKKLILNMSPADLRKEGSAYDLSLAIGILIATEQIKGDEVDKYVIMGELSLDGGLQPIKGALPIAIKAREEGFKGFILPAQNAKEAAIVDGLEVYGVENISEVIQFFDKDVPLEATVIDTRAEFYKSLEHPEFDFADVKGQESIKRCMEIAAAGGHNIILIGPPGSGKTMLSKRLPSILPPMSLREALETTKIHSVVGRVKDNQGLMSERPFRSPHHTISDVALVGGGAYPQPGEISLSHNGVLFLDELPEFKRSVLEVMRQPLEDREVTISRARFTVTYPSSFMLVASMNPSPGGYFNDPDAPVTSSPAEMQRYLSKISGPLLDRIDIHIEVTPVPFEKLSDETKAESSADIRKRVTAARELQVDRFRESEKTNYNAQMNVKQIRKYCALDDASKDLLKTAMERLNLSARAYDRILKVARTIADLEASKVVTGTHISEAIQYRSLDRDGWLG
- a CDS encoding Nramp family divalent metal transporter, whose protein sequence is MKIKRKTISGPGVLVAAAFIGPGTVTVCTITGATYGFTLLWAMLLSIIATIILQEMAARIGLVTGKGLAGVIRETISNKTFKAFAIGLMLSAITLGNAAYEAGNLSGGVLGIEALGLSGGFTIGNLTFNAWSISLGILAAIILFIGNYKVLEKILVTLVIIMSLAFLITAVMTKPDVIALLKGSFTPSFPEESLLTIVALIGTTVVPYNLFLHASLVSEKWSGKEAIPAARRDTIVAVVLGGLVSMAIIVCAAAIQAGEVRNAGDLARSLEPLFGDYARYFIGLGLGAAGLTSAITAPLAAAYVVQGCMGWESNLKATRFRVIWISILVLGVFFSSVGYSPVEIIQFAQVANGVLLPVIAAYLIWIVNKRSVMGRDTNSIVQNVISVIIWCVVFMLGARTILKVFGIL
- a CDS encoding CocE/NonD family hydrolase, producing MNNIFKLLCVVCFFAFAKASSAQSRETILDTTYQVSEHYNKQEVRIKMRDGVHLHTTIYSPKDTSKKYPILMQRTPYSSKPYGEGKMRTAIAPNAYLMQEGNIIVYQDVRGRWMSEGKYDNMRAFIPNKTGTQVDEASDTYDTIEWLVNNVENNNGNVGTWGISYPGFYATYSLLSGHPALKAASPQACIGDFFFDDFHHNGAYLLSYWRATAVFGYQKEGPTTESWYDFPDLDSDDQFDFFLKTGPLSNLDKYYDETNEFWTQLKEHPNYDEFWQSRGLIQHLENIEPAVMVVGGLYDAEDLYGPWETYKNIEKRSNNYNTVVFGPWSHGDWARNKKRQAVGNVYFGDNISDYFQRDIETKFFNHFLKGGDKGGATGLPEAHVFDSGSKEWNSFEQWPPKKAMKASFFLGKDNALTGSPSTKYDAEKFLSDPANPVPYAEGKKMVFTPRKYMSDDQRFAAAREDVLVYETPVLEDDLTLVGDIMAKLNVATTGTSADWIVKIIDVYPDDVPNTEETEEGVEMAGYHQMVRSEVMRGRFRKSFERPQPFVAGEKDEVFIKLQDVLHTFKKGHKLQVQIQSTWFPLIDLNPQTYVDNIFEAKEEDFTKQTHSVFHNSKIEFSILVE